Part of the bacterium HR11 genome is shown below.
GGAAGCCCTCCGCCAGCAAATCGCCGGCCCGTCGGAGTCCCCGTCTCCGAGCGTCCCGCCGGACTACGGCCGGCCGCTCCGGCCCTGGGATTTTCCCCTGGCCAGGGACTTCCGGTACTACGTGTTCGAGGAGATCTTTCGGGGGCCCTCGCCGGAGCTGAAAGAGAAGCTCCGGATGTATCTCCCGTACTTTGCCGAGGCCCCGGAGCCCATCCTGGACGTCGGATGCGGCCGCGGCGAGTTCCTCGAATGGATGCGGTCTCTGGGAAAGGACGCCTACGGCCTGGAGGTCAACGCCTACGAGGTCCAGAAGCTCCGGGCGGCCGGTCTCCGGGTCGTCGCCGAGGACGCCCTGTGCCATCTCCGGGGTCTGTCGCCGGGGAGCGTCGGCGGTGTCTTCTGCGCCCAGGTCGTCGAGCACCTGCTTCCGGAACACGTCTACGAGCTCGTCGTCCAGCTCCACCGGGTCATGAAGCCTGGGGCCCCGCTCGTCATCGAGACGCTGAATCCCCTTTCCGTGTATGCCTTCCATCGGGTGTATCTCATCGACCCGACCCACGTCTATCCGGTCCACCCCCAGACGCTGGTCTTCTTCATGCGCTATGCGGGCTTTCGGGACGTGACGGTCCACGGCATCACGCCCGTGCCCGATGCGGTCCGTCTGCCCCCGCCGGGAGACGACCTTCCCGAAGACGTCCGTTCATACTGGACCGAGGTCGTCCGGCGGTTGAACGAATTCCTCTTCGACACCGTCGAATACTACGTCGTCGGCTATCGGCCGTGAATGGCGAGTGGCGAGTAGCGAATGGCGAGTAGCGAATGGCGAATAGCGAGTGGCGAATGGCGAATAGTCTGTAGTCCGGGGTCGGTGGTCTATTATCAGAGCCGTTCGGTTGGGAGAAATGCGGTTCCCATCCGGGAAAACGATGGCCCGGCGATCTCGATGTTTCAAGCTTGTTAAGGATGACACCGCCATGACGGGCGGTGTTCAGAGGGGATCGACCCGGCCAGGACGGGCGGTGCATGGGGAGGACGCCCGCAGGACGGCCGGTGTTCCCAGGATAGACGCCCGTCGCCCGACCCGCCGACCTGCCCATCTGCCAACCTGCCCATCTGCCTATCTGCCGACTGCCCATCTGCCGAATGCTTGAAACATCGTGCTTTCGCGGAGGTGCCCTTTCCACTCTCCATCTCACTTCTCACCTCCCGAACGGCTCTGATAAAAAGCTCATCGGCCCATGAGGCTACCGATGCGGGAGTTTCGAGGCATCCGACGCGCCCTTTTCGTATATGGACTTCTGGTCGGGGTCGCGGCCCCGGCCCTGGCCCAGGCGAATCGGGACGCGTGGCAAAAGCCCGACGAGGTGGTTCGGGCTCTCGGCTTAAAGCCGGGTCAGGTCGTCGCCGACCTGGGGGCCGGGAGGGGCTACTTCACCTTTCGGCTGGCCGAGGCCGTCCGACCCGGCGGTCGGGTCATCGCCCAGGACATCGATGCGGCCGCCCTGCGGTCTATTCTCCAGCAGGCCCGGACGCTGGCCCGGGAGGCCACCGACCCGAGCCAAGCCCCCAACGTGGACGTCGCCTTAGGGCTCCCGGACTACACGGGCATCGCCTCCGATACGGTCGACGTGGCCTTCATCTGCAACGTCTACCATCACGTCCGGGACCGGTCTGCCTGGGTCCGGGACGTATACCGCATCGTGAAGTCAGGCGGCCGGGTCGTCCTGATCGACTTCTACAAGCGGCCGACGCCGGGACCCCCGTTGGCGATGCGGATCCCTGAGGACCAGGCCCGCCGGGAATGGGAGGCCGGCGGATTCCGCCACGTGGAAACCCTCACGTTCCTGCCTTATCAGTACATGATGGTCTTTGAGAAGCCCTGATCGTGAGGATTGCGCATTGCGAATCGGGGTCCTCCATTCGGGGCCCGGGGTCTGGAACTCAAGGATGGAAGCTTTGCCCCCGTGGGACGACACGAGCTGGATCGTCGCCCAGGCCTACCTGGTCGGGTTTGACGTCGTCGGCGTCGCGGCCGTCGACGAGACGGCTTCGGCGACCGAGTCGATGTTCTACTGGCTCGCTCAGGGCCTCCAAGCGGATATGGACTGGCTTCAGCGGACCCGGGCCGTCCGTCTGGACCCGCGGCGGCGGTGGCCGGACCTCCGGGCCGTCGTGGTCGTCGCCAGCGGCTATCCGGCGTGGCCGACCCTGCAGGCGCCGCCGGAGGGCTACGGACGGGTCTCCTGTTACGCCTGGGGCCGGGACTACCACCGGGTCTTGGGGCGGCGCCTCGAGCGGCTCGTCGCCTGGGCCCGCCGCCGCTGGCCCGACGACTGGTTCCGCTGGTACGTGGACACGGGACCCGTCGCCGAGAAGGTCTGGGCCGTCCGGGCCGGCGTAGGCTGGATCGGCAAGCACGGCAACGTCATCCATCCCCGGCTCGGCTCGTGGACGTTCCTGGGCGTCGTCCTGACGTCTCGACCCTTGCGGCCCGCGCCCCATCAGGCGGTCGCCGACCGGTGCGGGACGTGCACGCGTTGCATGGACGTCTGTCCGACCCGGGCCATCCTGGCGCCCGGCGTCGTCTCGGCCCACCGGTGCATCTCCTACTGGACGATCGAGCACCCGGGCCCGATCCCGGAGGCCGTCCGTCCGTGGATCGGCTCGTACCTCTTCGGGTGCGACGACTGCCAGACGGTCTGCCCCTGGAACCGGTGGGCCCAGACGGCCGGCTCGTTCGTCCCCGTCGTCCAGCGACGCCGGATATCCCTCCGAGAGGCCCTCTGGATGGACGAGGCGGCCTTCCACCGGACGTTTGCCGGGACGCCCGTCCACCGCCTCGGGTGGTGGCGCCTCCGGCGGAACGCCCTCGTCGTCATCGGGAATCACGGCGACGCCTCGTTGATGGAGGACCTCCGCCGCTTCCTGGCCGTCGAGACGGACCCCGTCCTGCGGGAACACGCCGAGTGGGCCCTGGACCGCCTGACTCGCCGCCACGTATCGGTCGCGTCCCCGGTCCATCGGTAGTCCCCTATTAGAGCCGTTCGGTTGGTGAGAATGGCGTCGGAACAACCTTTCCCAACGCCCGGGAAGCACGATTTTTCAAGCATCCGGCAGATGGGCAGGTCGGCAGATAGGCAGATAGAAGCCGGGTGGGCAAGGATTAGCCCCAGGGCTTTTGGGACCATCTGCCCATCTGCCGAACTGCCTATCTGCCAAAGCTTGAAAAACCGTCCTCCCCGAAGGGTCGAAAAAGCCGAATCCATGCGGGTTTTCACCAACCGAACAGCTCTGCTAAAAGACTCATCCCCGCCCCGGCCGGCCCCCCATGCCCGATTTCCCGAACTCCCGAATTGCCGAACTCCCGGATTCCCGGATTCCCGACCTGCCGACCTGCCCAACTGCTCTTGCATCCTGCATCCCGTATCCTGTATCCTGCATCCTGAACTTTCGACTGTCGCAGGAGGGGTGGAAGGATGCATAGAAGGATAGGAATCTTTCGGTGTGTCGGCCTTATCCTGGCGGCCGGCCTCGTCGCCGGGTCGGGCCTGGCCTTCGCTCAGCCGGCCAACGACTATCACCTCTTCGGGACCGTCAAAGATACCAAGGGGAATCCGATCCCCGACGCCCGGATCGTCCTCCGGGAGAAGGGCGGCTGGAAGGAACACGTCATCACGACGGACAAAAACGGGAAGTACGACCGGTGGTTCATCCCCCACGGCGTTTACGAGGCCCGGATCGAGAAGCCGGGCTACA
Proteins encoded:
- the queG gene encoding Epoxyqueuosine reductase, with the translated sequence MEALPPWDDTSWIVAQAYLVGFDVVGVAAVDETASATESMFYWLAQGLQADMDWLQRTRAVRLDPRRRWPDLRAVVVVASGYPAWPTLQAPPEGYGRVSCYAWGRDYHRVLGRRLERLVAWARRRWPDDWFRWYVDTGPVAEKVWAVRAGVGWIGKHGNVIHPRLGSWTFLGVVLTSRPLRPAPHQAVADRCGTCTRCMDVCPTRAILAPGVVSAHRCISYWTIEHPGPIPEAVRPWIGSYLFGCDDCQTVCPWNRWAQTAGSFVPVVQRRRISLREALWMDEAAFHRTFAGTPVHRLGWWRLRRNALVVIGNHGDASLMEDLRRFLAVETDPVLREHAEWALDRLTRRHVSVASPVHR
- the ubiE_1 gene encoding Ubiquinone/menaquinone biosynthesis C-methyltransferase UbiE gives rise to the protein MREFRGIRRALFVYGLLVGVAAPALAQANRDAWQKPDEVVRALGLKPGQVVADLGAGRGYFTFRLAEAVRPGGRVIAQDIDAAALRSILQQARTLAREATDPSQAPNVDVALGLPDYTGIASDTVDVAFICNVYHHVRDRSAWVRDVYRIVKSGGRVVLIDFYKRPTPGPPLAMRIPEDQARREWEAGGFRHVETLTFLPYQYMMVFEKP